A DNA window from Vigna unguiculata cultivar IT97K-499-35 chromosome 10, ASM411807v1, whole genome shotgun sequence contains the following coding sequences:
- the LOC114166369 gene encoding growth-regulating factor 5-like, which translates to MMSATATASARNRSPFTPSQWQELEQQALVFKYMVTGTPIPPDLIYSIKRSLDSSISSRLFPHHPIGWGCFEMGFGRKVDPEPGRCRRTDGKKWRCSKEAYPDSKYCERHMHRGRNRSRKPVEVSSATSTTATNTSQTIPSYTRNLSLANPTITSPSFPFSPLPSSMPCDSQPFSQSYQNPSLNPFFYAQSTSSRPPDSDFPPQDATTHQLFMDSASYSHDEKDYRHVHGIREDVDERAFFPEASGTARNYTDSYQPLSMSSYKSYSNSSFQNINDATNQRQQEQQHCFVLGTDFKSTRPSKEKEAETTSQRPLHRFFGEWPPKNTDSWLDLASNSRIPTDE; encoded by the exons ATGATGAGTGCAACTGCAACTGCAAGTGCCAGGAATAGGTCTCCTTTCACACCATCTCAGTGGCAAGAGCTTGAGCAACAGGCTCTTGTTTTCAAATACATGGTCACAGGAACACCTATCCCACCAGATCTCATCTACTCGATTAAAAGAAGTCTCGACTCTTCGATTTCTTCAAGACTCTTTCCACATCATCCAA TTGGGTGGGGATGTTTTGAAATGGGATTTGGCAGAAAAGTAGACCCAGAGCCAGGAAGGTGCAGAAGAACAGATGGCAAGAAATGGAGATGCTCAAAGGAAGCATATCCAGACTCCAAGTACTGTGAAAGACACATGCACAGAGGCAGAAACCGTTCAAGAAAGCCTGTGGAAGTTTCTTCAGCAACAAGCACCACCGCCACCAACACCTCCCAAACAATCCCATCCTATACCAGAAACCTTTCCTTGGCAAACCCCACCATAACTTCACCCTCTTTCCCTTTCTCTCCTTTGCCCTCTTCTATGCCCTGTGACTCCCAACCCTTTTCCCAATCCTACCAAAACCCTTCTCTCAATCCCTTTTTCTATGCCCAATCAACCTCCTCTAGACCCCCAGATTCTGATTTTCCACCTCAAGATGCCACTACCCACCAGCTGTTCATGGACTCTGCTTCTTATTCTCATGATGAGAAGGATTACAG GCATGTTCATGGAATAAGGGaagatgtggatgagagagctTTCTTCCCAGAAGCTTCAGGAACAGCGAGGAACTACACTGACTCGTATCAACCACTATCAATGAGCTCCTACAAGTCCTATTCAAACTCCAGCTTTCAGAACATCAATGATGCCACCAACCAAAGACAGCAAGAGCAACAACACTGCTTTGTTCTGGGGACTGACTTCAAATCAACAAGGCCAAGCAAAGAGAAAGAAGCTGAGACAACAAGCCAGAGACCCCTTCATCGTTTCTTTGGGGAGTGGCCACCAAAGAACACAGATTCCTGGCTAGATCTTGCTTCCAACTCCAGAATCCCAACCG ATGAatga
- the LOC114167382 gene encoding leucine-rich repeat extensin-like protein 6 translates to MDSTFSRFGFLIIGISISFYVFTAQSQGQNGRSGAESGSPAFMVSRPPPPPPPPPPPPPPPPPPPPSSSPPPSSLPGTRLVAPSPGSLPPLSDEMGAPQPQRFMHHRHHHHVHAPPPPPKLNAGKKVGLLFAGIAAIMQVGMVGYLVVKRRQLLNSDEDRYESCS, encoded by the coding sequence ATGGATTCAACGTTTTCGCGCTTTGGTTTCTTGATTATTGGCATTTCCATTAGCTTTTATGTCTTTACTGCACAATCCCAGGGACAAAATGGGAGGAGTGGCGCTGAATCAGGATCACCGGCTTTTATGGTGTCCAGACCTCCACCTCCACCCCCGCCCCCACCGCCACCGCCaccacctccacctccacctccaccaTCGTCTTCTCCGCCTCCTTCGTCACTTCCTGGGACACGTTTAGTTGCTCCATCGCCCGGATCATTGCCTCCCCTTTCTGACGAGATGGGTGCGCCACAGCCGCAACGTTTCATgcaccaccgccaccaccaccatgtgCACGCACCGCCACCGCCGCCCAAGCTGAATGCGGGGAAAAAGGTTGGACTTTTGTTTGCTGGCATTGCGGCAATCATGCAAGTTGGCATGGTTGGGTACTTAGTAGTAAAGAGAAGACAACTTTTGAATAGCGATGAGGACAGATACGAGAGCTGTTCTTAA